TGCTGGATCTCTTAGTTTTAACCGGCTTTTAGCTTTAAATTTCTATATTCAAAGTGATATATAAAAGCGAGGTGATTAATCTATTTAGCAATTATGCGAGAGGTTTAAATAGCTCTAGAATGCGCAGAAGACCAAAGATATTACTTATTTCTTCACCTCCCATCACACGTTTTTCTAGTGGGTACTACCTTAAAGGTGAATCACCTCTTATTATAAGATTGAGAGAGATTTGTGATGTTATTTCGTAGAGTTGGACTAAGCGTCGTGAACTACCAATTAGCTTTAGGCGCGTTTATCTCTTAGATGGTTTTCAAATATTTCTTGGTCTTATACATTGTATATTGAAAGGTCGTTTTAATGTAATAATTACGACAGGTATTCCTGTTTTAGAGTCTATACCAGCATTTCTCATGGCTAAGCTTTTACGTATTCCCGTGATAATTGAAGAAACGCACTGGTACTGGCCTAGCACACTTATCTCTAAATTAATGTGGCCCATAAATAAATTGATGTGTTCTAAAACCGACTTAATAATTTGTCCAGGTAAACGAGCGTATGTCTATTGGCGATCACTAGGTATACCTAGAGAAAAAATCAAAATTGTGCACTTCTATACAAGTATACTTCAACCGACTCCCGAAAATATAGAGTCTGCTAGACGTATTCGCGATAAATTCAGCGGTAAAGTTATCATATTGTACTTTGGTAGATTGATAAAGAAAAAAGGTGTGGATTATTTAATTAAAGCATTTGCAAAATTAGAGAGAAGTTGAAGACGTAGTCTTAATTATAGCTGGAGATGGACCTGAAAGACATAATTTAGAAAACCTATGTAAAGAATTGAAAGTGAAAAACGTTGTATTTATCGGTGCCGTGTCCGAAGATGTTAAACCAGGCTATTTCTTGGCGGCAGATATTTATGTTTATCCTTCAATTACACTAGAACTACCCGAGGAGTGGCCTTTAGGCGTAGTTGAAGCTATGTCAGTTGGAAAACCCGTTATTGTTACCACAGCTGTTGGTTCTGCTCCCGACGTAGTTCAACATGGAGTTAATGGTTATATCATTCCAGAAAAAGACGTAGATGCTTCATATAATGCCCTGAAAAGCTTAGTCTTGGACAAGGATTTGAGAGAAAAGATGGGACTAGCTTCTAAGAAAATCGTAGAAAACGCTTACACGTATGAACATGCCGTTAAGGGTTTAGCTGAAGCAATAATAATAGCTCTCCGTAATAAAATAAAAGGTAAAACAAAAGATTACATGGGTTAGTTATTTAGATGGTTGGGACTGTGGAAAACATATGCGTGGGTGTTATATTAT
This region of Thermosphaera aggregans genomic DNA includes:
- a CDS encoding glycosyltransferase is translated as MKGRFNVIITTGIPVLESIPAFLMAKLLRIPVIIEETHWYWPSTLISKLMWPINKLMCSKTDLIICPGKRAYVYWRSLGIPREKIKIVHFYTSILQPTPENIESARRIRDKFSGKVIILYFGRLIKKKGVDYLIKAFAKLERS
- a CDS encoding glycosyltransferase family 4 protein codes for the protein MIAGDGPERHNLENLCKELKVKNVVFIGAVSEDVKPGYFLAADIYVYPSITLELPEEWPLGVVEAMSVGKPVIVTTAVGSAPDVVQHGVNGYIIPEKDVDASYNALKSLVLDKDLREKMGLASKKIVENAYTYEHAVKGLAEAIIIALRNKIKGKTKDYMG